Part of the Flavobacterium sp. MDT1-60 genome, TGTATTTGCTCTAATGTAATTGTATTGCTTTCCATATTATCTAACCCCGTGCATCATTTTTTTCAAGAACGGAGTCAAAGCAAATAATATAATTGCAGCGATACCTGTAAGAACTACAAATACCATAAAGAACTCATATAAGTTATGAATTTCGAATCCGGCAAAAAAGTGATTATGCGCACTAATCTGATGTTTTTCTAAAAGAGATAATTGCTCTGCAGTTGGCACAATTTTATTATCTAAAACTGCCTGAAGATCGATTCCTAATTCTTTTGCTTTTGCAAATTTATCTCCGGTTGCAGGCAAGATAGAACCTAAAGTTCCTCCTAAAGCATAACCCGAAGCATTTGACAAAAAGAATACTCCGTAAAGAAGCGAAGCAAAACGTTTTGGAGATAATTTACCCACCAATGATAACCCAATTGGAGATAAACACAACTCAGCACATGTATTTAAGAAATACAATAAAATAAGCCATTTTACTAAAAGCAATCCAGAAGTTCCAATGTATGAAACCTGAGTTGCGATCATAAAGAAACTGATCGAAATTATTACTAAGCCCGCCGCCAATTTTACCGGCGAAATAGGTTCTCTATCTTTCGCTCTTAGAGTATCCCATAAAATACTAAAAGGCACTGCCATAATCACTACAAATAATCCATTAAAAATCTGAACCATTGATGGTGGCATTAAGTAACCAAAGAAATGTCTGTCGGTTTGATTATCTGCAATAAAAGTTAATGAAGAACCAGCCTGCTCAAATGCAGCCCAGAAGAAAATAATAAAAAATGACACTATATAAATTACAATAATTCTGTCTCTCTCAATTTTAGTCAATGAAGTATCAGAGATAATTAATCCGGCCAATGCCAATCCACTAGAATAGATTAAAGTATAAATTAAGTTTTGACCTACAACATAGTGGAAAAAGAAACCTAATGCAATAAATGCAATTCCGGCAATAGTTAAAGCTTTATTAGAAAAATTAGCTTTTTGCGCTTCTCCTTCTTCAAAATCTGCTGCTACATTTTTAGAAGGCAATCCTCCTAATGGCCTTCCTTCCGGAGAAACCACATATTTATTTTTTAAGAAGTAAAAAAGAACTGTTCCGATAAGCATTGCCGCTGAAGCAGCTAAGAATCCCCATCTGAAAGCATGAATGTCTCTAATTCCGCCAGCATCTTTTACATCTCCCAACAAAGGACAAATAGACTGTCCTAAGAAAGCTCCCATGTTAATTCCCATATAGAAAATCGTGAAAGCGGTATCCAATTTTGTTTTTTCTTGTTTCGGATATAAACTTCCCACCATACTTGAAATATTTGGCTTGAAGAATCCGTTACCAAAAACAATGACACCTAATCCACAGTACATAATAGCTTTAGCCATTTCTAAATTACCTTCAAAAATACTTCCACTAGTAAACAACAACATTTGCCCTGTTGCCATCAATAACCCACCTAATAAGATACAATTTCTGTTTCCTAAAAAACGGTCAGCAACAAAACCGCCTAACATTGGCGTTAAATAGCAAAGCCCCAGAAAACCACCATAAATTAATGAAGCTTCTTCTTCTTTCATTAATAATGAGTTCACAAGAAATAAAGTCAATAAAGCTCGCATTCC contains:
- a CDS encoding peptide MFS transporter, yielding MGETQVKTAHPKGLWVLFGTEMWERFNFYGMRALLTLFLVNSLLMKEEEASLIYGGFLGLCYLTPMLGGFVADRFLGNRNCILLGGLLMATGQMLLFTSGSIFEGNLEMAKAIMYCGLGVIVFGNGFFKPNISSMVGSLYPKQEKTKLDTAFTIFYMGINMGAFLGQSICPLLGDVKDAGGIRDIHAFRWGFLAASAAMLIGTVLFYFLKNKYVVSPEGRPLGGLPSKNVAADFEEGEAQKANFSNKALTIAGIAFIALGFFFHYVVGQNLIYTLIYSSGLALAGLIISDTSLTKIERDRIIVIYIVSFFIIFFWAAFEQAGSSLTFIADNQTDRHFFGYLMPPSMVQIFNGLFVVIMAVPFSILWDTLRAKDREPISPVKLAAGLVIISISFFMIATQVSYIGTSGLLLVKWLILLYFLNTCAELCLSPIGLSLVGKLSPKRFASLLYGVFFLSNASGYALGGTLGSILPATGDKFAKAKELGIDLQAVLDNKIVPTAEQLSLLEKHQISAHNHFFAGFEIHNLYEFFMVFVVLTGIAAIILFALTPFLKKMMHGVR